The Mycobacterium paragordonae genome includes a region encoding these proteins:
- a CDS encoding RNA polymerase sigma factor, with protein sequence MDTDDALAETVRMEGTRILATLIRTVGSLVIAEDAVQEAALRALREWPRTGVPDEPRAWLTVTARRVAIDLLRREGARAQKERASVELAVPDLPPESVVADDRLRLIFTCCHPALGLEAQVTLALRTLCGLSPAQIAAVLLTSEAAVAKRLTRTRKKIATAAIPYRVPADEELPARLAAVCAVLHASYTIAHTPAGGDRLTDVDGTREALRLSRLVHNLMPDEPSPMAVLALQLLTESRRAARVDGAGEPIPLSEQDRSLWDTDAITEAFGLLNDSLRRTGAVADPYQLQAAIAAEHARAASYRATDWTEIVRLYDLLMSVRPSAPVALARAVALAERDGPAAGLQALAPLEPDQRWHAVRGELLSREGRFAEAVEATQASLTEAVAAPERRYRERRIAEWQASI encoded by the coding sequence ATGGATACCGACGACGCACTCGCCGAAACCGTCCGGATGGAGGGCACCCGCATTCTGGCGACCCTCATCCGGACGGTCGGCTCGCTGGTCATCGCCGAAGACGCGGTGCAGGAAGCCGCGCTGCGGGCTCTGCGGGAGTGGCCCCGCACCGGGGTGCCCGACGAACCACGCGCCTGGCTCACGGTGACCGCGCGCCGGGTTGCCATCGACCTGCTGCGCCGGGAAGGCGCCCGGGCGCAGAAGGAGCGTGCCAGCGTGGAACTCGCGGTACCCGACCTGCCGCCCGAGAGCGTGGTGGCCGACGACCGGTTGCGGCTGATCTTCACCTGCTGTCATCCGGCGCTCGGCTTGGAGGCCCAGGTGACGCTGGCACTGCGCACCCTGTGCGGCCTGTCCCCGGCGCAGATCGCGGCGGTGCTGTTGACCAGCGAAGCCGCCGTAGCCAAGCGGCTGACCCGGACGCGGAAAAAGATTGCCACCGCGGCGATTCCGTACCGGGTGCCGGCCGACGAAGAATTGCCCGCCCGGCTGGCGGCGGTGTGCGCGGTGTTGCACGCGTCCTACACCATCGCGCACACCCCGGCGGGCGGTGACCGGCTGACCGACGTCGACGGCACCCGCGAGGCGCTGCGACTCTCGCGCCTGGTGCACAACCTGATGCCCGATGAACCCTCCCCGATGGCGGTGCTGGCATTGCAGTTGCTGACCGAATCCCGGCGGGCCGCGCGGGTGGACGGGGCGGGGGAGCCGATCCCGCTGTCCGAGCAGGACCGCTCGCTGTGGGACACCGATGCCATCACCGAGGCGTTCGGGCTGCTCAACGACTCGCTGCGGCGCACCGGCGCGGTCGCCGACCCCTACCAGCTGCAGGCCGCCATCGCCGCAGAGCACGCCCGGGCCGCGTCGTATCGGGCCACCGACTGGACCGAAATCGTCCGGCTTTACGACCTGCTCATGTCGGTGCGGCCGAGTGCTCCCGTGGCCCTGGCCCGAGCCGTCGCGCTCGCCGAACGAGACGGGCCCGCAGCGGGATTGCAGGCGCTGGCGCCCCTGGAACCGGACCAGCGCTGGCATGCGGTACGCGGTGAATTGCTCTCCCGGGAAGGAAGATTCGCCGAAGCGGTGGAGGCGACGCAGGCGTCGCTCACCGAGGCGGTCGCCGCGCCGGAGCGCCGGTATCGCGAGCGGCGGATCGCCGAGTGGCAGGCAAGCATCTGA
- a CDS encoding YciI family protein gives MPQYAALTYTRDVDWSAPEQAGDMAEYMKFGQDHGAAIRGGAALYPTGTATTVRVSGARGGDVVTSDGPYAETKEALTGFYLIEAADLDEALRIAAEIPAAWDGAVEVRPVIEFGG, from the coding sequence ATGCCGCAATACGCCGCACTCACCTACACCAGGGACGTCGACTGGTCGGCCCCTGAACAAGCCGGTGACATGGCCGAATACATGAAATTCGGCCAAGATCACGGTGCCGCGATCCGCGGCGGCGCCGCGCTCTATCCCACCGGCACCGCGACCACCGTGCGGGTCAGCGGCGCCCGCGGCGGCGACGTCGTCACCAGCGACGGCCCCTACGCCGAGACCAAGGAGGCCCTGACCGGGTTCTACCTGATCGAGGCCGCCGACCTGGACGAAGCGCTGCGCATCGCGGCCGAGATCCCGGCGGCCTGGGACGGCGCCGTCGAAGTGCGTCCCGTCATCGAATTCGGCGGTTAG
- a CDS encoding IS110 family transposase → MRQQVWAGVDAGKSDHHCVVINVEGIQLLSQRVVNDETALLDLIGAVTALADGGDITWAIDLNAGGAALLITLLIASEQRLLYIPGRTVYHASAGYRGDGKTDAKDAAVIADQARMRRDLQPLRPGDDIAVELRILSSRRTDLVADRTRAINRLRAQLLEYFPVLERAFDYSTSKAALILLTGYQTPDGLRRAGPARLTAWLAKRKARNASAVAAKAIEAANAQHSIVPGQNLAATMIARLAKEVMALDTEIGATETMIEDRFRRHRHAEIIVSMPGFGVVLGAEFLAATGGELSAFDSVDRLAGVSGLAPVPRDSGRISGNRKRPRRYDRRLLRACYLSAQIAIRTDTPSRNYYDRKRSEGKTHTQAVLALARRRLNVLWAMLRDHRPYQPTAPNTAAA, encoded by the coding sequence GTGAGACAACAAGTCTGGGCCGGTGTTGACGCCGGTAAATCCGACCACCATTGCGTGGTCATAAACGTCGAAGGGATTCAGCTGCTGTCGCAACGCGTCGTTAACGACGAAACGGCGCTGCTGGATCTGATTGGAGCCGTGACGGCGCTGGCCGACGGCGGTGACATTACGTGGGCGATCGACCTCAACGCCGGCGGCGCCGCGTTGCTGATTACCTTGCTCATCGCCTCCGAGCAGCGGTTGCTCTACATTCCCGGCCGCACCGTCTACCACGCCTCGGCCGGCTATCGCGGCGACGGCAAAACCGACGCCAAAGACGCCGCCGTCATCGCCGACCAAGCCCGGATGCGCCGTGATCTGCAGCCGCTGCGGCCCGGCGATGACATCGCCGTCGAGCTGCGCATCCTTTCCAGCCGGCGCACCGATCTGGTCGCCGATCGAACCCGGGCGATCAACCGGCTGCGAGCCCAGCTGCTGGAATACTTCCCCGTTTTGGAGCGCGCCTTTGACTACAGCACCAGCAAGGCCGCACTGATCCTGCTGACCGGCTACCAGACCCCCGACGGGCTGCGCCGCGCAGGCCCTGCCCGGCTGACGGCCTGGCTTGCTAAACGCAAGGCGCGCAACGCCTCTGCCGTCGCAGCCAAAGCCATCGAGGCCGCCAACGCCCAGCACAGCATCGTGCCTGGTCAAAACCTCGCCGCCACCATGATCGCCCGGCTGGCCAAGGAGGTGATGGCCCTCGACACCGAGATTGGCGCGACTGAGACGATGATCGAGGACCGATTTCGCCGCCACCGCCACGCCGAGATCATCGTGAGCATGCCCGGCTTCGGCGTCGTGCTCGGCGCCGAATTCCTCGCCGCCACCGGAGGCGAATTGAGCGCCTTCGACTCCGTCGACCGCCTGGCCGGCGTGTCCGGGCTGGCACCAGTACCGCGCGATTCCGGGCGCATCAGCGGCAACCGCAAACGCCCCCGCCGCTACGACCGTCGCCTGCTGCGCGCCTGCTATCTGTCCGCCCAGATCGCCATCCGCACCGATACACCCTCGCGCAACTACTACGACCGCAAAAGATCCGAAGGCAAAACCCATACCCAAGCCGTCCTCGCCTTGGCCCGCCGACGCCTCAACGTCCTCTGGGCCATGCTGCGCGACCATCGGCCCTATCAACCCACCGCGCCTAACACTGCGGCGGCTTGA